In Rissa tridactyla isolate bRisTri1 chromosome 23, bRisTri1.patW.cur.20221130, whole genome shotgun sequence, the following are encoded in one genomic region:
- the BGLAP gene encoding osteocalcin — MKPLVLLTLLALLTLGLCRRAADRSSSADDSPSSEAFVSKRASAEVVRRHKRNYVYDSSAYGVVWDPLEAKREVCEFNPDCDELADHIGFQEAYRRFYGTV, encoded by the exons ATGAAGCCCCTCGTCTTGCTGACCCTCCTGGCCCTCCTCACCCTCGGCCTCTGCCGCAGAG ctgccgaCCGCTCCAGCAGCGCCGACGACTCGCCCAGCTCCGAAG CCTTCGTCTCCAAACGCGCCAGCGCCGAGGTGGTGCGGAGACACAAGAGGAATTACGTCTATGACAG cagcgcctacGGTGTCGTGTGGGACCCGCTGGAGGCCAAGCGCGAGGTTTGCGAGTTCAACCCCGACTGCGACGAGCTGGCCGACCACATCGGCTTCCAGGAGGCGTACCGGCGCTTCTACGGCACCGTgtag
- the PAQR6 gene encoding membrane progestin receptor delta isoform X3: MTNETVNIWTHFLPAWYFVWRFLVLSSSLELWRDPYHWPLLIYLLLVCLYPFASSCAHTFSSMSARARHICYFCDYGALSLYSLGCAFAYGAYAMPDHWVSGVWHRYFVPAAALNSFVCTGLSCYSRSSSSSGVTTPGAMPWPGTATTSSSRCSPASSSPPTFLSAWRPAASTTSATATSSSTSAPCWAPTSSWRPSSATRARAGPGCGATCPSRGSPAPLAPPDWRFWATLPSSAPSPPPCPGHPAAPAAPRASPARPGAGGTRDTAGEGPGCRGCAPSELSPHASVGRRGAHTPGSCCGVSQGEACESPSCPGPSAAPCLSFPTF, translated from the exons ATGACTAACGAGACAGTCAACATCTGGACACACTTCCTGCCGGCCtg GTATTTCGTGTGGCGCTTCCTggtgctctcctcctccctggagCTGTGGCGGGACCCCTACCACTGGCCGCTGCTCATCTACCTGCTGCTCGTCTGCCTCTACCCCTTCGCCTCCAGCTGCGCCCACACCTTCAGCTCCATGTCGGCGCGCGCCCGCCACATCTGCTACTTCTGCGACTACGGAGCCCTCAGCCTCTACAGCCTGG GCTGTGCTTTTGCCTACGGTGCCTACGCGATGCCGGACCACTGGGTCAGCGGCGTTTGGCACCGTTACTTTGTCCCCGCGGCCGCTTTGAACTCCTTTGTCTGCACCGGCCTCTCCTGCTACTCCCG ctcctcttcttcttctggaGTAACCACCCCTGGAGCGATGCCATGGCCGGGTACTGCTACCACCTCCTCTTCGCGCTGCTCACCGGCTTCCTCTTCGCCTCCCACCTTCCTGAGCGCCTGGCGCCCGGCCGCTTCGACTACATCG GCCACAGCCACCAGCTCTTCCACATCTGCGCCGTGCTGGGCACCCACTTCCAGCTGGAGGCCATCCTCTGCGacgcgcgctcgcgccgggcctGGCTGCGGGGCCACCTGCCCGTCCCGGGGCTCCCCGGCACCTTTGGCACCGCCGGACTGGCGTTTTTGGGCAACGCTGCCATCATCGGCGCCTTCACCGCCGCCTTGCCCCGGGCACCCAGCAGCTCCGGCAGCCCCCCGAGCGTCCCCAGCGAGGCCGGGCGCTGGAGGGACCCGTGACACTGCGGGCGAGGGGCCAGGCTGCAGGGGCTGCGCACCCTCAGAGCTCTCCCCCCACGCAagtgtggggagaagaggggctCACACACCTGGGTCCTGCTGTGGGGTGTCACAAGGTGAGGCGTGTGagtccccctcctgccctggtccctctgcagccccgtgcctcagtttccccacctttTAA
- the PAQR6 gene encoding membrane progestin receptor delta isoform X1, with protein sequence MLTIKLPQIFRVHQVPRTFWEDGIMSGYRHPKSSALDCVLSSFQMTNETVNIWTHFLPAWYFVWRFLVLSSSLELWRDPYHWPLLIYLLLVCLYPFASSCAHTFSSMSARARHICYFCDYGALSLYSLGCAFAYGAYAMPDHWVSGVWHRYFVPAAALNSFVCTGLSCYSRSSSSSGVTTPGAMPWPGTATTSSSRCSPASSSPPTFLSAWRPAASTTSATATSSSTSAPCWAPTSSWRPSSATRARAGPGCGATCPSRGSPAPLAPPDWRFWATLPSSAPSPPPCPGHPAAPAAPRASPARPGAGGTRDTAGEGPGCRGCAPSELSPHASVGRRGAHTPGSCCGVSQGEACESPSCPGPSAAPCLSFPTF encoded by the exons atgcTGACGATAAAGCTGCCGCAGATCTTCCGGGTCCACCAGGTGCCTCGG ACCTTCTGGGAGGATGGGATCATGTCAGGGTACCGGCACCCCAAGAGCTCAGCCCTTGACTGCGTCCTCAGCTCCTTCCAGATGACTAACGAGACAGTCAACATCTGGACACACTTCCTGCCGGCCtg GTATTTCGTGTGGCGCTTCCTggtgctctcctcctccctggagCTGTGGCGGGACCCCTACCACTGGCCGCTGCTCATCTACCTGCTGCTCGTCTGCCTCTACCCCTTCGCCTCCAGCTGCGCCCACACCTTCAGCTCCATGTCGGCGCGCGCCCGCCACATCTGCTACTTCTGCGACTACGGAGCCCTCAGCCTCTACAGCCTGG GCTGTGCTTTTGCCTACGGTGCCTACGCGATGCCGGACCACTGGGTCAGCGGCGTTTGGCACCGTTACTTTGTCCCCGCGGCCGCTTTGAACTCCTTTGTCTGCACCGGCCTCTCCTGCTACTCCCG ctcctcttcttcttctggaGTAACCACCCCTGGAGCGATGCCATGGCCGGGTACTGCTACCACCTCCTCTTCGCGCTGCTCACCGGCTTCCTCTTCGCCTCCCACCTTCCTGAGCGCCTGGCGCCCGGCCGCTTCGACTACATCG GCCACAGCCACCAGCTCTTCCACATCTGCGCCGTGCTGGGCACCCACTTCCAGCTGGAGGCCATCCTCTGCGacgcgcgctcgcgccgggcctGGCTGCGGGGCCACCTGCCCGTCCCGGGGCTCCCCGGCACCTTTGGCACCGCCGGACTGGCGTTTTTGGGCAACGCTGCCATCATCGGCGCCTTCACCGCCGCCTTGCCCCGGGCACCCAGCAGCTCCGGCAGCCCCCCGAGCGTCCCCAGCGAGGCCGGGCGCTGGAGGGACCCGTGACACTGCGGGCGAGGGGCCAGGCTGCAGGGGCTGCGCACCCTCAGAGCTCTCCCCCCACGCAagtgtggggagaagaggggctCACACACCTGGGTCCTGCTGTGGGGTGTCACAAGGTGAGGCGTGTGagtccccctcctgccctggtccctctgcagccccgtgcctcagtttccccacctttTAA
- the PAQR6 gene encoding membrane progestin receptor delta isoform X2, with product MLTIKLPQIFRVHQVPRTFWEDGIMSGYRHPKSSALDCVLSSFQMTNETVNIWTHFLPAWYFVWRFLVLSSSLELWRDPYHWPLLIYLLLVCLYPFASSCAHTFSSMSARARHICYFCDYGALSLYSLGCAFAYGAYAMPDHWVSGVWHRYFVPAAALNSFVCTGLSCYSRFPELERPRLSKVLRTAAFVYPFLYDNIPLFCRLLFFFWSNHPWSDAMAGYCYHLLFALLTGFLFASHLPERLAPGRFDYIGHSHQLFHICAVLGTHFQLEAILCDARSRRAWLRGHLPVPGLPGTFGTAGLAFLGNAAIIGAFTAALPRAPSSSGSPPSVPSEAGRWRDP from the exons atgcTGACGATAAAGCTGCCGCAGATCTTCCGGGTCCACCAGGTGCCTCGG ACCTTCTGGGAGGATGGGATCATGTCAGGGTACCGGCACCCCAAGAGCTCAGCCCTTGACTGCGTCCTCAGCTCCTTCCAGATGACTAACGAGACAGTCAACATCTGGACACACTTCCTGCCGGCCtg GTATTTCGTGTGGCGCTTCCTggtgctctcctcctccctggagCTGTGGCGGGACCCCTACCACTGGCCGCTGCTCATCTACCTGCTGCTCGTCTGCCTCTACCCCTTCGCCTCCAGCTGCGCCCACACCTTCAGCTCCATGTCGGCGCGCGCCCGCCACATCTGCTACTTCTGCGACTACGGAGCCCTCAGCCTCTACAGCCTGG GCTGTGCTTTTGCCTACGGTGCCTACGCGATGCCGGACCACTGGGTCAGCGGCGTTTGGCACCGTTACTTTGTCCCCGCGGCCGCTTTGAACTCCTTTGTCTGCACCGGCCTCTCCTGCTACTCCCG CTTCCCGGAGCTGGAGCGTCCCCGGCTGAGCAAGGTGCTGCGGACGGCGGCTTTCGTCTACCCCTTCCTCTACGACAACATCCCGCTCTTCTGCCGG ctcctcttcttcttctggaGTAACCACCCCTGGAGCGATGCCATGGCCGGGTACTGCTACCACCTCCTCTTCGCGCTGCTCACCGGCTTCCTCTTCGCCTCCCACCTTCCTGAGCGCCTGGCGCCCGGCCGCTTCGACTACATCG GCCACAGCCACCAGCTCTTCCACATCTGCGCCGTGCTGGGCACCCACTTCCAGCTGGAGGCCATCCTCTGCGacgcgcgctcgcgccgggcctGGCTGCGGGGCCACCTGCCCGTCCCGGGGCTCCCCGGCACCTTTGGCACCGCCGGACTGGCGTTTTTGGGCAACGCTGCCATCATCGGCGCCTTCACCGCCGCCTTGCCCCGGGCACCCAGCAGCTCCGGCAGCCCCCCGAGCGTCCCCAGCGAGGCCGGGCGCTGGAGGGACCCGTGA